Below is a genomic region from Arcanobacterium haemolyticum DSM 20595.
CGTTCGCAATCGCATCAAAATGAGGTTGCGGATCCTCATACCGAGTCCACAACCCCTCCAAGTCAAGCACACCAACGCCGCCCAGCTTACCCAACGCAATAGCAGTCTGAGGCGACGTAACCGAATCCATCGGAGCACTCAACACCGGAATATCAAGCAAATTGGCATCCAACTGCCACGAAACCGACACATCATTCGCATCACGCGTACGACGCGACGGAACAATAGAAATATCATCAAACGAATAACCTACACGCGCGCGCTTACCGCGGCCAATCTCAATCTCTGCCACGCTCCCAAGCCTACCAGTTCCAAGGTGCCAGAGAACTATGTGGGAGGTAGTACGTAAGATGGGACGCAGACGGAAAAGAACGTGCGAACGGAGAATAAATATGTGGACTTCCCAGCCAATAGTTGGCTTTGACACCGAAACAACCGGAGTGGATCCCACCCGCGAACGGCTTGTTACCGCGTCTGTTGTGGTTGTAGAAGAAGATGGCGTCACCCGCCACTACTGGCTGGCCGATCCTGGAGTAGACATTCCATTGCAGGCATCGAACGTGCACGGGATTTCTACCGAACAGGCCAGGCGCGAAGGTGAACCCGTGGAAAAAGTATTGGGCGAAGTGGCCGATCTTCTTGTACAGCACATGGCCGCTGGGCATCCTGTTGTTGCCTTTAATGCGTCGTATGATCTGACGTTAATGGAATGCGAACTAGAACGGCACGGGCTGCCAACATTGGCCGAACGGTTGGGCGGGCCAGTTGGGCCCGTGATCGATCCGTATATGCTGGATCGGTCCGTTGATCGGTACCGGCGCGGCAAGCGGCGGCTCGAAAACCTGGCCGAACACTACGGCGTGGCTGAAGACGATTCTTTCCACAACGCAGAAGCCGATGTACTTGCCACCCTGCGCGTGCTCGGATCCATGCTCCGGCGCTTCCCCAAGCTCGCCGAAGATACACTGGAACACCTGATGGAAGTTCAGCAGCAAACCTACACCGAATTCCAGCAATACATGGCCAGCCGCAACGGCCAGCACATCGACGGGCCACTCCCCTGGCCGGTGGCTAAATAACCGGGGAATTGTTAGCCGCTTAAGCAGGCGGGTTGATTGCTCATGGGTACGGGGCTAGCCGCTAATGACTACGGGGCTAGCCGATGTACTTACCTCGTTAAACGGGTGGTGGGGTTTGCGCTTCGTGCGCAAACCCCACCACCTCAAGGTTCATTCAGGCTCCCTTAACCGTGATGCTTCACTTAGGAGCCCACATAGGCGATCACTGACGAATCAAGTAATCGAACGCGCTCAACGAAGCATTCGCGCCCGCGCCCAGCGAAATCAACACCTGCTTGTACGGAATATCCGTCACGTCACCAGCAGCGAACACGCCTGGCATGGACGTAGCGTTACGCTGATCCACAACAACCGCGCCACGGTTCATCTCAAGCGTGCCATTCAACCACTCAGCATTCGGAATCAAACCGATCTGAACGAACATGCCGTTGGCTTCGACACGCTGGAGTTCGCCGTCGGAATCCTTGAAAGTCAAACTGGTCATTTCCGAACCATCACCTTCAACCGACTCCAACGCGGCAGACGTATGAACCGTCACGTTAGGCAACGATGAAAGCTTCTCCAAGAGAACCTCATCAGCCTTCAGCCCCGGCATCAATTCAACAACAGTCACATGCGAACAAATACCCGCAAGATCAATCGCTGCTTCGATCGCGGAATTACCGCCACCAATCACGCCAACCGGCTTGCCCTTAAACAACGGACCATCACAGTGCGGGCAGAAGCTCACGCCATTGTTGCGATACTCGGCTTCGCCTGGAACACCAGTGGTGCGATAGCGAGCGCCAGTAGACAACACGACTGACTTAGCCTTCAGGCGAACATCGCCGTCAAACTCAACGGTGAACAGGCCATCTTCAGCCTTGTCGTTGAGCTTCGTAGCGATAAGACCGCTCATCACCTCAACGCTGTAGTTCGCCATCGACTGCGCAAGTTCGCCACCCAGCTCAGTACCGCCGATCTTTTCGAGAACCGTGAGGTTTTCAATCGACGCCGTATCCAGCACCTGACCGCCAACATTGTGCGTAGCCACACCAACACGTAAGCCCTTACGCGCCGCATAAACCGCAGCCGACGCACCAGCCGGGCCACCGCCAACAATCAACATATCGAACGGTTCGGCCGCATTGAGCTTTTCAGCTCGCTTCGAACCAGAGTTCGAATCGAGCTTCGCCACGATTTCAGCCAAACTCATACGACCCTGGCCAAACAGTTCACCATCCATGTAAACCGCTGGCACAGCCTTGATACCACGAGCGTTGACTTCGTCCTGGAAGGCGCCACCTTCAACTGCCGTGTGCTTGATCAGCGGGTTAATCACTGACATCGCGTTCAACGCCTGAACAACCGTTGGGCAGTTCTGGCAGGTCAGAGACATGTAGGTGACGAATTCGTGTGGTTCGCTCAGGTTCTTGATCGATTCGATGAGATCCTCATCCTCACGGACAGGGTGGCCACCAACTTGAACAAGCGCCAGCACGAAGCTGGAGAATTCTTCGCCCATTGGGAGACCCGCGATTCGAACAGAAACATCCGAATCCACGCGCGAAATAGCGAACGACGGCGTGCGTTCATTTGCTACTTCAGCAAACTCAATCATTGGGGAGAGTTCCGCAACCTGTGTGAGCATTTCACGCATCTGCTCGGAGCGTTTCGTATCGTCTAGCGACGCTTCGAAACGGATCGGCATCTTAACGTTTGTTACCAGTCCTTTAAGCTGAGCGATCGTGTTGGAATCGAGAAACATCAGAGCTTTCCTGCGAGATCGAAGGAAGGAGCAAGAGTTTCTTCGCCTTCTTCCCACTTAGCTGGGCAAACTTCGCCTGGATGGTTGTAAATGTACTGAGCAGCCTTAACCTTGCGGAGAAGCTCGGATGCGTTACGGCCAACACCTTCAGAGGTGGTTTCAACGTACTGGATAACGCCATCTGGATCGATCACGATGGTGGAACGATCTGCAGCGCCTTCGCCTGGGCGGAGGGTTTCAAAAGCTTCTGCGATTTCACAGGTTGGATCGCCCACCATTGGGAACTTGATCTTGCCAATGCGCTCAGATGTTTCGTGCCAAGCCTTGTGAGAGAAGTGCTTATCGGTGGAGAAGGAGTAAACTTCAACTCCCATTTCCTGGAACTCTGCGTAGTTCTCAGCCATATCTTCAAGTTCGGTTGGGCACACGAACGTGAAATCTGCCGGGTAGAAGAAGAGGATAGCCCACTTGCCCTTGTGATCTTCGCTAGAAACATCAACGAAAGAACCGTTGTGGTAAGCGGTTCCAGCCCACTGCGCAGCCTTGGTGTTAATCAACGACATAATATATTTCTGCCCTTCATAATCGAAGTGATACATAACAACACCAGTGACTATAGTCCCTAGAGGTGTGAATGAGAAGAGCGCTCCACTCCCGGCTTAATCACATCTAGAAATATTGACAAGTACTCTAATTTTCATCAACAGCCGCCTTCCATAACGTAAAATATACATGTTTTACTCAAAAAGGGGTATTATTAATAATCACGATAATAACCTCATTACGTTCAATGGCGAACCAGCTGAAGTTGACTCATTTAAAATATGAATCGCATCTGGAGCGAAGATGTAGCGCCTAACATTGAAAAAGAGCCCCTCTTCATTTTCTTTAATACATGGAAATACTCCCAGTTTGATCTCAATGAACAACTCACGTTGTCCCTATTTAGCGAAATCATCGCTGCCCATGGAGCCAATTACTTTGGGTTCAGCGAAATTTTAGGTTTATCCCAGGACTTACAGAAATATCGAGAAGCCAATAAAAAGCCACTGGCTCTAGTCATCCATATGAGCTAGTCGATGCTATATCTGAATTTCATGCGGGACTCCAAGAACTTGTTTCAGACCTCTTGAAGAAAAATAAAATCAAACGTATCTATATTGCAATCGACTTCGACATTGTTGCACAAGGAGTGAAGGAAAAATACGGAGCAGATTTTAGTGAAGATAAAGCTCGCGCCTTTTTCGATAAAACCATCCAAGTTCCCTTCAACTTGCCTATAAGTGCCTATAACGTAAGTGAGGCACTGAAGTCTTGGTTGGCGGGCCCCACGATTTCCCACGGAAAATTTCCCAACGACACGATAGATTTCAATCGCTATATTCGATCCCATGGGTCTGACCTTAAAATCACTAATTTCAACCCTACAGTCACAGAATGGGTGGATACAAAAACTGAAGACTTATACTTCAATGCTCTAGCCTGGCTAAAAGACTTACACAACAAATGCGAGCAAGAAAAGGACCAAGAAAACAACTAAGGCTGTAGTCGGGGCTCTAGTTTTCTAGAGCCCCGACTCTTACAACAGCACGTCAGCTAGCCGTGTAATTCGGCGCTGCGGCAATGTTTTGCACATCATGCGGATGCGATTCACGCAGGCCAGCAGCCGTAATGCGAACAAAGCGGCCACGTTTCATTTCTTCCATGTTATGCGCACCAATGTAGAACATCGTTTGATGCAGGCCACCCACAAGTTGGTATACAACCGATTCCACCGGCCCCTTGGCGGCCACTGAACCTTCAATACCTTCTGGAACGATCTTTTCATCAGACTTAACATCAGCCTGGAAATAACGATCCTTAGAATAAGAGACGCGGCCACGGGAGCTCATAGCACCCAACGACCCCATACCGCGATACGCCTTGAAGCGGCGGCCTTCAACCTGAACCACTTCGCCTGGAGATTCATCCGTACCCGCGAAGAGCGAGCCGAACATCACGGTAGACGCACCGGCCACGATTGCCTTGCCAATATCACCCGAATACTGCAAACCGCCATCTGCAATAAGCGGAACACCAGCAGGGCCACACGCCTGGGCAGCCAAATGGATCGCAGTAAGCTGCGGAACACCCACACCGGCAACAACGCGCGTAGTACAAATCGAACCTGGGCCAACACCAACCTTCACAGCATCCACGCCAGCATCAATGAGCGCCTGAGCACCTTCAGTTGTAGCAATATTGCCACCAATAATCTGAACGTTTTCAAACTGGGGATCTGCCTTAATCCGGCTGATCTGCTCCAACGCCAACTTGGCCGCACCATTCGCCGTATCAACAACAAGAACATCAACGCCGGCAGCAGCCAAAGCCTGGGCACGTTCCCACGCATCCCCCCAGTAGCCGATGGCAGCACCAACACGAAGGCGACCAGATTCATCAACAGTAGCCTTCGACGAATCGCCATCCTCCCAGTCAACCATCACGGGAGCAGCCTTCACTTCAGCGACCTGAGCTGCCTGATCTTCAATCGAAGAATTACGATGCAAAATACCAATACCACCCAAACGAGCCATCGCAATAGCCATTCGAGACTCAGTTACGGTATCCATCGCAGCCGAAATCAGCGGAACGCGAAGAGTAATTTTACGAGTCAAATAAGACGTTGTATCTACCTCAGACGGAACAACGTCCGTTTCTTCGGGAAGTAGGAGAACGTCGTCGTACGTTAAACCAACCAGAGCAAAAGGATTCTCAACCATTCTCTAAGTTTACGCGGTTCGCAAGGGAAGCGAAAATCCCGTACTACATTGCGACACAATCTATCTCAAAGTCGCCAAGATACACCCTTAGCACTTTTTGTCAATGCAAGCAACACCACACCACAGACAACCTAAAATCTCACTAAGCCTCTTGTTTTATCAAGGTTTACGTTGGTAACGTAGAGAAAGTTGAAAATTGCAAGAATGAACAGGACGTGACATTAGTGGTCGCCCGCATAAAGGATGTATCCGGAGCTCTCGTAGACTTCTGGGACTGGCAAGCACTCGGTAGCTGCAACAACATGGATCCCGAATTCTTCTTCCACCCAGAAGGAGAACGCGGAGGCCCACGCCGCCGCCGCATCGAACGCGCAAAGCGCATCTGCCAAACCTGCCCAGTGATCGATGAGTGCCGGGAATACGCACTCGTCAATCATGAACCTTACGGCGTATGGGGTGGCCTATCTGAAGAAGAACGCAACCGCCTCATTTCCGCCAAGCGCCACAGCCGTAGCGCCTAGCCAGCCTTATACAACGTCAAATGGGGAGCCAATCCCCTCCATTTTTGTGTCACTTATCCCCCGCACCCCACACAACCAATAACATCGCGTTCTTACGCAAAACTCACTTATTTCCGGTGATAGGGCCATATAGGGGCCTATCACCGGCTGTGGGTGATTTTTGCGTCAACTTCGCCGGTTACAACGGCGGATTCTGGAAATTACGCCACCCTCCCAACAAAAATGGGGCGCCACCCAGGCGCCCCATTTTTCATCTTCAGCTTCAGTGCGTGACTACTGCCAGCACATCGCGCTGCGAAAGAATCAGGTACTCATCTGCACCATACTTGACTTCGGTGCCGCCGTACTTGGAGTAAATAACAAGATCCCCAACCTGAACATCCATTGGGATGCGGTTGCCGTTGTCGTCAACGCGACCTGGGCCTACTGCAACAACTTCACCCTCTTGTGGCTTTTCCTTGGCAGAATCAACCAAAACCAAACCGGAAGCGGTGGTTTCTTCAGCTTCAACCTGCTTGATGACGATGCGATCGTCAAGCGGCTTGATGGAGACGGACATCCGGCTCCTCCTTCTTTTGCTCGAAAGTTGTAGTTTGTGGCTAAGTTCAGCCGTCGCGGGGGTCAAAACTTAGCATGCGTAGATTTCTCCACGTTCAGTATCAAGAGTAGAGCCCCATCTGGCACTCGGTCAAAAGGAGTGCTAGATATCGCTCAGCGCGAATTGGCGGGCCGTGAGAAAATGGTGGGCATGAATATGATCCAACTTCTTTGTACGCCTGATGGCCGCCGGTTACTTGAGTCGCTTCCTCCGTATAGTGCGGATGAGACGTTTTCGTTGACGGCTAGGTTACGTGCGGAGGGGTTTGCTCCTGAGCTGGTTGCGGCGGCGTTGACGCAGGCTCGGTTGCGTGCGAAGGCAGCGGCGAAGTTTGGTGATTTCGCGCAGGCTATGTTGTTTACTCACGATGGGGTTGAGCAGGCTACGCGGTTGAATGTTGCGGCTCATCATGGTGCCCGGTTCCGGAATGCGGGGGTTGCGCACGTGGTTGACGTGGGGTGTGGGATCGGTGCGGATTCGATGGGTTTTTCGGGGCTTGGCCTGCGGGTTAGTTCGATTGAACAGGATGAGGATGCGGCTGTGGCTGCGTCGCATAATTTGGCGCCGTTTCCTGAGGCACGGGTGATTCATGAGGATGCCCGTAACCTCACTTTGTCTGATTTGGGTGCGGATGCGTTGTGGTTGGATCCTGCGCGGCGTTCTGGAGGGAAGCGGATTGTGGATCCTGAGGAGTGGTCTCCGCCGTTTTCTCTGGCGCTTGAGTTGGCTGAGGAGTTTTCTGCGGCGGGGATTAAGGTTGCGCCGGGGATTGATTATTCGCATCTTCCTGATGATTCGCACGTTCAGTGGACGAGCGTGGATGGCGAACTTGTAGAGGCGGTTGTGTGGCGCGGGAAGGCGGCGCCGGTGCCGGGGCGTAGCGCGTTGGTTATTGCAGGTGGGGTTGCGAAAGTTTTTGTGACGACGACGCAGCCGCCTTGCACCCCATCTGAACAGGTTGAGCCACGCGATCTTGGTG
It encodes:
- a CDS encoding exonuclease domain-containing protein → MWTSQPIVGFDTETTGVDPTRERLVTASVVVVEEDGVTRHYWLADPGVDIPLQASNVHGISTEQARREGEPVEKVLGEVADLLVQHMAAGHPVVAFNASYDLTLMECELERHGLPTLAERLGGPVGPVIDPYMLDRSVDRYRRGKRRLENLAEHYGVAEDDSFHNAEADVLATLRVLGSMLRRFPKLAEDTLEHLMEVQQQTYTEFQQYMASRNGQHIDGPLPWPVAK
- the ahpF gene encoding alkyl hydroperoxide reductase subunit F; the protein is MFLDSNTIAQLKGLVTNVKMPIRFEASLDDTKRSEQMREMLTQVAELSPMIEFAEVANERTPSFAISRVDSDVSVRIAGLPMGEEFSSFVLALVQVGGHPVREDEDLIESIKNLSEPHEFVTYMSLTCQNCPTVVQALNAMSVINPLIKHTAVEGGAFQDEVNARGIKAVPAVYMDGELFGQGRMSLAEIVAKLDSNSGSKRAEKLNAAEPFDMLIVGGGPAGASAAVYAARKGLRVGVATHNVGGQVLDTASIENLTVLEKIGGTELGGELAQSMANYSVEVMSGLIATKLNDKAEDGLFTVEFDGDVRLKAKSVVLSTGARYRTTGVPGEAEYRNNGVSFCPHCDGPLFKGKPVGVIGGGNSAIEAAIDLAGICSHVTVVELMPGLKADEVLLEKLSSLPNVTVHTSAALESVEGDGSEMTSLTFKDSDGELQRVEANGMFVQIGLIPNAEWLNGTLEMNRGAVVVDQRNATSMPGVFAAGDVTDIPYKQVLISLGAGANASLSAFDYLIRQ
- the ahpC gene encoding alkyl hydroperoxide reductase subunit C — translated: MSLINTKAAQWAGTAYHNGSFVDVSSEDHKGKWAILFFYPADFTFVCPTELEDMAENYAEFQEMGVEVYSFSTDKHFSHKAWHETSERIGKIKFPMVGDPTCEIAEAFETLRPGEGAADRSTIVIDPDGVIQYVETTSEGVGRNASELLRKVKAAQYIYNHPGEVCPAKWEEGEETLAPSFDLAGKL
- a CDS encoding P-loop NTPase fold protein produces the protein MSEFHAGLQELVSDLLKKNKIKRIYIAIDFDIVAQGVKEKYGADFSEDKARAFFDKTIQVPFNLPISAYNVSEALKSWLAGPTISHGKFPNDTIDFNRYIRSHGSDLKITNFNPTVTEWVDTKTEDLYFNALAWLKDLHNKCEQEKDQENN
- the guaB gene encoding IMP dehydrogenase, whose translation is MVENPFALVGLTYDDVLLLPEETDVVPSEVDTTSYLTRKITLRVPLISAAMDTVTESRMAIAMARLGGIGILHRNSSIEDQAAQVAEVKAAPVMVDWEDGDSSKATVDESGRLRVGAAIGYWGDAWERAQALAAAGVDVLVVDTANGAAKLALEQISRIKADPQFENVQIIGGNIATTEGAQALIDAGVDAVKVGVGPGSICTTRVVAGVGVPQLTAIHLAAQACGPAGVPLIADGGLQYSGDIGKAIVAGASTVMFGSLFAGTDESPGEVVQVEGRRFKAYRGMGSLGAMSSRGRVSYSKDRYFQADVKSDEKIVPEGIEGSVAAKGPVESVVYQLVGGLHQTMFYIGAHNMEEMKRGRFVRITAAGLRESHPHDVQNIAAAPNYTAS
- a CDS encoding WhiB family transcriptional regulator, whose product is MKDVSGALVDFWDWQALGSCNNMDPEFFFHPEGERGGPRRRRIERAKRICQTCPVIDECREYALVNHEPYGVWGGLSEEERNRLISAKRHSRSA
- the groES gene encoding co-chaperone GroES — translated: MSVSIKPLDDRIVIKQVEAEETTASGLVLVDSAKEKPQEGEVVAVGPGRVDDNGNRIPMDVQVGDLVIYSKYGGTEVKYGADEYLILSQRDVLAVVTH
- a CDS encoding class I SAM-dependent methyltransferase, which encodes MLDIAQRELAGREKMVGMNMIQLLCTPDGRRLLESLPPYSADETFSLTARLRAEGFAPELVAAALTQARLRAKAAAKFGDFAQAMLFTHDGVEQATRLNVAAHHGARFRNAGVAHVVDVGCGIGADSMGFSGLGLRVSSIEQDEDAAVAASHNLAPFPEARVIHEDARNLTLSDLGADALWLDPARRSGGKRIVDPEEWSPPFSLALELAEEFSAAGIKVAPGIDYSHLPDDSHVQWTSVDGELVEAVVWRGKAAPVPGRSALVIAGGVAKVFVTTTQPPCTPSEQVEPRDLGAYLYEPNAAVIRSGGIARLCAEHDLAPVSRNIAYLTGDEPIDSALLALFAIDAVLPLDLKKVRAYLASQGVGIVEIKKRGTDLDPALWRKKLKLNPKHKKSAVLIATPVNGKHQMLVAHR